A part of Phoenix dactylifera cultivar Barhee BC4 chromosome 2, palm_55x_up_171113_PBpolish2nd_filt_p, whole genome shotgun sequence genomic DNA contains:
- the LOC103711764 gene encoding putative WEB family protein At1g65010, chloroplastic produces the protein MLTSKSKSGLSEASNNKTTPATPRVSKLGRAGSVKSEVDSPSPQQNPRLSIDRSPRSADSKPTVERRSPKIGTPPDKQPRASKGSELQAHLGVVQEDLKKARERLASVEKEKTRIVEELKDAKRLADEAIEKLKEAAVAQKRAEEATEIEKFRADELEQVGIEAAQKREDKWQKELESVRDRHSVDVASLVSTTQELQKVKQELSMTNDAKNAALSHADDAMKIAEINAEKVELLSDEVSRLKSLLDSKLESKTNETAELLKKLESEASVLKLELERAKVAESKLVEMQASVEGLRTEVIDAKKAEAAAGQVVDEWKRKVELLEVQLEEADQSEKSTADSLALVMKQLAEGSALLQDKQVEVAALKENVESLELEVARYKADVDESSRHLDVAQQEANELGRTIEVLKSKLQVMEEEKMEALNNEKVASSNIKSLTEENNKLATELETTRDEGERVKKEMETLASALHEASTEARETRERFLAKQVEVENAQAQIEELKLALKNTQESNERTLEEARYEIVCLRKSVERLETEAKNSRAEWDLKELNLVNSIKTSEGEIIAIKVEMDKVVESLGDREHEILAAKDEGVQLMDKLRQAESEAADANRAAELAKAESLQLRERLLDKENELQNITQENDDLRMREAAALEKVQDLTALLAEVTTKKPEVDGELSKSEKECDQLPKMAESHVENAHDAESQKPRLDVPAGKLEECCRVDEKLKEENGSGRAEEKEPLEEEGKMQECCKTTDDKDLSTERENGAKSDDELDSKMDGVGADQANGLPSEKLDNGATSPTKQQQQLKKKKALLQKFGSLLKKKSNHKQ, from the exons ATGCTTACCTCCAAATCTAA ATCTGGTTTATCTGAAGCTTCGAATAACAAAACCACACCGGCAACCCCTAGGGTTAGCAAATTGGGCAGGGCAGGATCCGTCAAGTCGGAGGTTGATTCGCCTTCACCCCAGCAAAATCCACGCCTTTCCATCGATCGATCGCCGCGATCAGCTGATTCCAAGCCCACTGTTGAGCGTCGATCGCCTAAAATCGGGACCCCTCCTGAT AAACAACCACGAGCATCGAAGGGATCAGAGTTGCAAGCACATCTGGGAGTGGTTCAAGAGGATTTGAAGAAGGCAAGGGAGCGATTGGCTTctgtggagaaggagaagactcGAATTGTAGAGGAATTGAAGGATGCGAAGAGATTGGCTGATGAGGCAATCGAGAAGCTCAAGGAGGCTGCTGTTGCTCAGAAGAGAGCTGAGGAGGCCACTGAGATTGAGAAGTTCCGGGCCGATGAATTGGAGCAGGTGGGCATTGAGGCTGCTCAGAAGAGGGAGGACAAATGGCAGAAGGAGCTCGAAAGTGTCCGAGACCGGCATTCTGTGGATGTTGCATCACTGGTTTCCACCACGCAGGAGCTCCAGAAGGTGAAACAAGAATTGTCGATGACAAATGATGCAAAGAATGCTGCCCTTAGCCATGCTGATGATGCGATGAAGATTGCTGAAATCAACGCAGAGAAAGTGGAGCTCCTGTCAGATGAAGTGAGCCGCCTGAAATCCTTGCTTGATTCCAAGCTAGAGAGTAAGACCAATGAGACCGCCGAGCTGCTTAAGAAGTTGGAATCTGAGGCCTCAGTGTTAAAGCTTGAACTTGAGAGAGCAAAGGTAGCCGAGAGTAAATTGGTCGAGATGCAAGCATCAGTTGAAGGGCTAAGGACCGAGGTCATTGATGCAAAGAAGGCTGAGGCGGCTGCAGGCCAGGTAGTGGATGAGTGGAAGAGGAAGGTGGAGCTGTTGGAAGTTCAGCTGGAGGAAGCTGATCAGTCTGAAAAATCCACAGCCGATTCTCTTGCCTTAGTGATGAAACAGCTGGCGGAGGGCAGTGCATTGTTGCAAGACAAACAAGTCGAAGTTGCTGCTCTGAAAGAAAATGTGGAGTCCCTGGAGCTTGAGGTGGCTAGGTACAAAGCAGATGTTGATGAGTCAAGTCGTCACCTTGATGTGGCACAACAGGAAGCTAATGAACTGGGGAGGACGATTGAAGTTCTAAAATCTAAGCTTCAAGTTATGGAGGAGGAAAAGATGGAGGCTCTGAACAATGAAAaggttgcatcttcaaatatcAAAAGCTTGACAGAGGAAAACAATAAGCTTGCTACTGAGCTCGAGACTACTAGAGATGAAGGAGAAAGAGTTAAAAAGGAGATGGAAACCCTGGCTTCTGCATTGCACGAAGCATCTACAGAAGCAAGAGAAACACGAGAAAGGTTTTTGGCAAAACAAGTTGAGGTTGAGAATGCCCAAGCTCAGATAGAGGAATTGAAGTTGGCTCTGAAGAACACTCAGGAAAGTAATGAGAGAACACTCGAGGAAGCAAGGTATGAGATAGTTTGCCTCCGAAAATCTGTTGAAAGACTCGAAACAGAAGCCAAAAATTCTAGGGCTGAGTGGGATTTAAAGGAGCTAAATTTAGTGAATTCTATCAAAACATCAGAAGGGGAAATCATTGCCATCAAAGTAGAAATGGATAAGGTAGTTGAGTCTCTTGGAGACAGAGAGCATGAAATACTGGCTGCCAAGGATGAGGGTGTCCAGCTAATGGATAAACTGAGGCAAGCCGAATCTGAGGCAGCTGATGCCAATAGAGCTGCAGAATTAGCAAAGGCTGAGAGCTTACAGTTGAGGGAAAGGCTGCTAGACAAAGAGAATGAGCTGCAGAATATAACTCAGGAGAATGATGACCTTCGGATGCGAGAAGCGGCTGCTTTAGAGAAGGTCCAAGACCTGACTGCATTGCTTGCAGAGGTTACCACCAAGAAGCCTGAGGTAGATGGTGAGCTATCAAAGAGTGAAAAAGAGTGCGACCAACTGCCAAAGATGGCGGAGTCTCATGTGGAGAATGCTCATGATGCTGAATCTCAGAAACCCAGGTTAGATGTTCCAGCAGGGAAACTTGAGGAATGTTGTAGAGTGGATGAGAAGCTGAAAGAGGAAAATGGGAGTGGAAGAGCTGAAGAAAAAGAGCCGCTGGAAGAGGAAGGCAAGATGCAGGAATGCTGCAAGACCACGGATGACAAAGACTTGTCAACTGAGAGGGAGAATGGGGCTAAGTCGGATGATGAGTTGGATTCAAAGATGGATGGTGTTGGTGCCGATCAGGCAAATGGATTGCCATCAGAGAAGTTGGACAATGGGGCAACATCTCCCaccaagcagcagcagcagctgaaaaagaaaaaggctttgTTGCAGAAATTTGGGAGCCtgctgaagaagaagagtaaCCACAAGCAGTAG